The proteins below come from a single Vibrio natriegens NBRC 15636 = ATCC 14048 = DSM 759 genomic window:
- the yeiP gene encoding elongation factor P-like protein YeiP, which translates to MPKASEIKKGFAIESNGKTLLVKDIEVTTPGGRGGAKIYKMRCTDLTTGARVDERYKSDDVVETVEMNKRAVVYSYADGDEHIFMDNEDYSQYTFKESDVADEMLFINEDTQGIHVILVDGSAVGLELPSSVELVIEETDPSIKGASASARTKPARFASGLTVQVPEYIATGDRVVINTAERKYMSRA; encoded by the coding sequence ATGCCAAAGGCAAGTGAAATCAAGAAAGGCTTCGCAATCGAGTCTAATGGTAAAACTCTTCTAGTTAAAGACATCGAAGTGACGACTCCAGGCGGTCGTGGCGGCGCGAAAATCTACAAGATGCGTTGTACTGATCTAACAACAGGTGCACGTGTAGACGAGCGTTACAAGTCTGATGATGTTGTTGAAACAGTAGAAATGAACAAGCGTGCCGTTGTGTACTCATACGCAGATGGCGATGAACACATCTTCATGGATAACGAAGACTACTCACAATACACATTTAAAGAAAGTGACGTAGCTGATGAGATGCTATTCATTAACGAAGACACACAAGGTATTCACGTTATCTTGGTAGACGGTTCAGCGGTTGGCCTTGAACTGCCATCTTCTGTTGAGCTAGTAATCGAAGAAACTGACCCTTCAATCAAAGGTGCGTCAGCTTCTGCACGTACTAAACCTGCCCGCTTTGCTTCTGGTCTTACTGTTCAAGTTCCAGAGTACATCGCAACGGGTGACCGAGTGGTGATTAACACTGCAGAACGCAAATACATGAGCCGAGCATAA
- a CDS encoding calcium-binding protein, with protein MSNTALTLNWIFGTCDDDNMTGTKGTDTTDIFFGFGGKDNFVGFDGNDYVFGGWGEDSLFGGRGNDFISGGFGNDYLSGGLGNDSLYGGFGDDIIFDYSGNNFISGGWGNDTIVIGDGESVLSGGFGADSFVFTNRMAIGVPDQPVSSNEIEVIAEVLDFSIFSDKLVFDFGRDTNGDGIRDTFLDSAEDLDLSYNECGWAVFSSDEYNVEVTLNGVTSSYIDYADHKGIDLFEFA; from the coding sequence ATGTCAAACACAGCGCTTACTCTCAATTGGATATTTGGCACCTGCGACGATGACAATATGACTGGTACCAAAGGCACCGACACAACCGATATCTTCTTCGGTTTTGGCGGTAAAGATAATTTCGTCGGATTCGACGGGAACGATTATGTTTTCGGTGGCTGGGGTGAAGACAGCTTGTTCGGCGGGCGGGGAAACGACTTCATCTCTGGTGGCTTCGGTAATGATTATCTGTCTGGTGGTTTAGGAAATGACTCGCTGTACGGCGGATTCGGAGACGACATCATTTTCGATTATTCAGGCAACAATTTTATTAGTGGCGGTTGGGGCAATGACACCATTGTTATCGGTGATGGTGAGTCCGTATTAAGTGGTGGCTTTGGCGCAGATTCATTCGTGTTCACCAACAGAATGGCGATTGGTGTTCCTGATCAACCTGTTTCTTCTAATGAAATCGAAGTGATAGCAGAAGTACTGGATTTCAGTATTTTCTCGGATAAGTTGGTTTTCGACTTTGGAAGAGATACTAACGGGGATGGGATTCGCGATACGTTTCTTGACTCAGCAGAAGATCTTGACCTTTCATACAATGAGTGTGGCTGGGCGGTATTCTCCAGCGATGAGTACAATGTTGAAGTGACACTTAATGGCGTCACATCGAGTTACATCGATTATGCGGATCACAAAGGCATCGATCTTTTCGAGTTCGCTTAA
- a CDS encoding L-threonylcarbamoyladenylate synthase — translation MSQFFYVHPENPQARLINQAVAIIRNGGVVVYPTDSGYALGCQLENKQALERICQIRRLDDKHNFTLLCRDLSEISLYARVDNGAFRLLKNNTPGPYTFIFKGTKEVPRRLMNAKRKTIGIRVPDNQIALDLLEALGEPLMSTSLILPNSDVAESDPEDIRDKLEHAVDVILNGGYLGEQPSTVIDFSEGDPVVVRLGSGDPAPFE, via the coding sequence ATGAGCCAGTTTTTTTACGTTCATCCAGAAAACCCACAGGCTCGCTTGATTAATCAAGCAGTAGCAATCATTCGTAACGGCGGTGTCGTGGTTTACCCAACCGATTCGGGTTACGCACTTGGCTGTCAGCTGGAAAACAAACAGGCGTTAGAACGTATCTGTCAAATTCGTCGCTTGGACGATAAGCACAACTTCACGTTGTTATGTCGTGATTTATCCGAGATTTCGCTGTACGCACGCGTAGACAACGGCGCATTTCGATTACTGAAAAACAATACACCGGGGCCTTACACATTCATCTTCAAAGGTACAAAAGAAGTGCCTCGTCGTTTAATGAATGCAAAGCGTAAAACCATAGGTATCCGTGTTCCTGATAACCAAATCGCGCTTGATCTTTTGGAAGCATTGGGTGAGCCATTGATGTCTACGTCGTTGATTTTACCTAACAGTGACGTAGCTGAATCTGATCCAGAAGATATCCGTGACAAGTTAGAACATGCGGTTGACGTAATACTTAACGGCGGTTATTTGGGTGAACAACCGTCAACGGTTATCGACTTTAGTGAAGGTGACCCTGTCGTGGTTCGTCTTGGATCGGGTGACCCTGCGCCATTTGAATAA
- a CDS encoding HI1450 family dsDNA-mimic protein: MSDLISYDDVIDAAYDIFLEMAPDNLEPADVILFTAQFEDRGAAELVETGEDWVEHVGFEIDKEVYAEVRIGLVNEENDVLDDVFARMLISRDPDHKFCHMLWKRD, translated from the coding sequence ATGTCTGATTTGATTTCTTACGACGACGTTATCGACGCTGCGTACGACATTTTTCTTGAAATGGCTCCAGATAACCTTGAGCCAGCTGATGTCATTCTGTTTACTGCACAGTTTGAAGATCGTGGTGCCGCAGAACTTGTCGAAACTGGTGAAGACTGGGTTGAACATGTAGGCTTCGAGATCGACAAAGAAGTGTATGCAGAAGTGCGTATCGGCCTGGTGAACGAGGAAAATGACGTACTTGATGACGTATTTGCTCGTATGCTAATCAGCCGAGACCCAGACCACAAGTTCTGTCATATGCTTTGGAAGCGCGACTAA
- the rluB gene encoding 23S rRNA pseudouridine(2605) synthase RluB produces the protein MSEKLQKVLARAGHGSRREIESLIKSGRVSVNGNVAKLGERLEDENSVVRIDGHIVSAKIQEEVICRVLAYYKPEGELCTRHDPEGRRTVFDRLPKIRGSRWISVGRLDANTSGLLLFTTDGELANRLMHPSRQVEREYLVRVFGEVTEQKVRNLVKGVELEDGMARFEDVVYAGGEGMNHTFYVVINEGRNREVRRLWESQDCTVSRLKRVRYGDIFLDKKLPRGGWMELDLKEVNYLRELVELRPEKETMLDLNKDNTSRKRERARSQKIRRAVKRHEERVNTPKGRSNNPARRKTKKSAGEQGVRNKHR, from the coding sequence ATGAGCGAAAAGTTACAAAAAGTATTAGCACGTGCTGGTCACGGTTCTCGTCGTGAGATTGAATCGTTAATTAAATCTGGTCGCGTAAGCGTGAACGGTAATGTTGCTAAGCTTGGTGAAAGACTTGAAGATGAGAACAGCGTGGTTCGTATCGATGGTCACATTGTATCTGCGAAGATACAAGAAGAAGTGATCTGTCGTGTACTAGCGTACTACAAGCCTGAAGGTGAACTGTGTACTCGTCATGATCCGGAAGGTCGCCGTACTGTTTTTGATCGCCTGCCAAAGATTCGTGGCTCGCGTTGGATTTCGGTAGGTCGTCTGGACGCGAACACATCAGGTCTGTTGCTTTTCACTACGGATGGTGAATTGGCAAACCGCCTAATGCACCCAAGTCGCCAGGTTGAGCGTGAATATCTAGTACGTGTGTTCGGTGAAGTAACTGAACAAAAAGTTCGTAATCTAGTAAAAGGCGTAGAGCTGGAAGACGGTATGGCTCGCTTTGAAGACGTTGTTTACGCTGGTGGTGAAGGCATGAACCACACCTTCTATGTAGTAATCAACGAAGGTCGTAACCGAGAAGTCCGTCGTCTATGGGAATCTCAAGATTGTACGGTAAGCCGCCTGAAACGTGTTCGTTACGGTGATATCTTCCTGGACAAGAAACTGCCACGCGGCGGTTGGATGGAACTGGATCTGAAAGAAGTAAACTACTTGCGTGAGCTAGTAGAACTTCGTCCAGAGAAAGAAACCATGCTTGATCTGAACAAAGATAACACTTCACGTAAGCGTGAACGTGCACGTAGCCAAAAAATTCGTCGTGCAGTTAAGCGCCACGAAGAACGTGTAAATACGCCGAAAGGCCGCAGCAATAATCCTGCTCGTCGTAAGACAAAGAAAAGTGCGGGTGAGCAAGGCGTACGTAACAAACATCGTTAA